gaggaggaAGTAAAAGGAATAACTgacaaaggaggaagagggagaggaggaggaggagggggggtgttatAGGCTGGAATGTCGATAGATAAACAAAGTGCGGGGCCTTACAACAGGAGTCCGAACAAGACACAGAACAGAACTGTCATCTCCGTTACAGGAGAGGGTTTATAAAACAAACGGAGGCCAGAGGGCTGTGAGCACCGGGCGGGGAGAGGGGATCGTCcatcttcatctttttatacagtttttCTTGAAGATTAGTTCACTGTCCTCTTTTCTAAAAATTTctgtccattttttcttttcttttattttaaaaagtaccCTTTTATCCCACAATCAGCTGTTTTTCCACTGGCCATGTGTTCAGGTACATAGAAAACATTATCTACAGCTTATGGTACACACCCCTCTCATGTCGAGTTCTTAGGGGCTTGCAGGGGGGGCCGAGGGGCAGTCAGTGCCACCCCGTGCTCAGGTACCCCGAGCTGTGGAAGGGGGTTGAGGACGCAGGAGCTCCACGAGTCCCAGAAGGCATCTGGGAGGCGGCGGCCAGGGCCTGGCCTTGTTGAGTCtgttggggagggggagggggaggtggaggcagTCCGGTCTGCTGGAGGGACGGGGGGTACGTCGACTGGGGCACCGAAGGATTGGCAGCGGCGACCGGATGCATCAGCACCGGCTGAAACCCCCCTAAGTTCTGAAAGTGGTGGGGCTGCATCGGGGGGTTGGTGGAGGGGGccgggggaggtgggggaggcggcggaggaggggtGAGCGACAGCAAGGTGCTGCCGGcgggaggctgctgctgctgcggctgttgGGACGTCTGGCCCTGcggcggaggaggtggaggaggagcagcggccAGCaggagctggtgctgctggttgACGTGCAGCAGAGTGGGGCCAGGCATTGGGtgcggaggtggaggaggcggcggcggcggtggtgcgGCTGAGCTCTGATAGTGCACGCTGTGGGGAAGAGTCTGCAGCAAGGACTGAGAGCCGGGAGGGTAAGCGGGGGCGACGGAAGGTTTAAACCCAGGGAAGGGTCCGGCGGGCGAGGGGCTCTGGCTGGGGAAATACGCCGTGGAGACTTGCGGCGctggcggaggagggggaggtggtggtggggcgcTCTGCGAGTTGTACTGTGGgaaaggagcagcagcggtCTGAGCCTGGGGCTGGTTCGGAGGCTGAGCGGAGAACAGCGCCCTCTGGCTGCGGTAGGGCGAGCCCTGGGGCTGAGGCTTGggtgggtggaggagagaggctcCAGGGTAGTGGACcggagaggagggcagaggggtTTGAAGCAGCTTTGTAGGGGTCAGAGGCGCCAGCTTGGGTCCCACAGGCTTGCTCGGCGGCTGGCTTGTCGGATTTGGCGTCCGAGGTTGACCGTCACCGTCTTCCTCCTTCGCCGAGCGCCCGGGAGTCTGGACAAGAGCACCGGGAGAGCAGggctgagaggaaaaaaggcacAGTCAGACCACCATcatgtcaatcaatcaatcaatcattatTAGTAAAGCAAACTTTATGCATTAATACGATTACACATATAAACTGTCGGACATGAGAAAGTCTCATTTCCCAAGCTGTGAATTCGTTCCGACTTCGGTTTGTATAAGTGCTTTGAGGGGGAAAACACATGgacactgtaaacaaaatgtgttgagGTGGCGTTCCTTTTTTTACCGAGTCTGGAACGAATTAGTCCGACAACACGTGAATACATCAAAATACACATGAGAAATAGCACATAACGCAACAGGCAATTAGAGTTGAAGCAATTTGCTGATCGACAGATAACTGACTAATTATCAAAAGATTCACtgatttcatcctttttctttgtctcctaAAATTGTAAACCAGATGTTTTTGGATTTTAGACAAAACAATTTACAGATGTTAAAttgcattcagttttttttttcttgacatgTAAGTtccaaaatgataaatgatttacaaaatttaaaaagaatatttattagttgcagctctacaggcCGCGAATGGTTATTATATACgattattaatatataaaaagcACCACAAAACAGTGCCCATAAAGCGAATCCCAAGTCAGAGTTTAATGATGACTCACTGCGTGGGTCGGGGTCTTCTGAAGACCTGGCGATGGACAGTCTCTCAGTGCAGGCGTGTCGCCGCCCTCAGTCTCACCGTCTGGAAGAAAAGTACAGAGTTAAATTCAAAAACCTAAAAATGATTAACACCTTTCGTGCAGATCACTCAAGAGTCAGGATTTTATTCTCACCTGTGTCTTTATCTTTGCTGAGCAGCAGAACTCGGTGGTAGCTCCGCTCACGGGCCTGCTCCACAGAGGTCGACGACGTCCTGGAGGGAAACATCAGGAccattacaaatatatacaaaacatttaaaagaaaggtTCGATAACAAAACTATATATTTGGAGAACACATACCACtgcccttctcctccttccctctctcctctctctgcagcggCCTCGGCCTCTTGATTTGTTTGAGGCTCCTTTacggtggaggtggaggaggtggaggtggaggtggagatggtggtggtggggttgcAGAGAGCTGTGGGAGCAGGAggtacaggaggaggaggaggaggaggaggcggctcgCTGGTCTCCAGAGCAACGGGAAAGGCGTCCACGGTCAGAGGCGGCACGGTGGAGACGGGCGAGCTGCACTCGGTCTTGGAGCCGCTGCGTCGAGCTTCTCGCTGACGCTTCCTGTACTCGAGCAGGGAAACCTGGGACGACGCAGAACCTCAGTGTCATTCATGAACAACCGATGAATCTCACATCAAACCAGTAGAGGGCAGCGTTCGGACAATCACTGACTATTACACATGATGCCACATGATACAAATACAAGCCCACATAGTTTAGTTATTTACTGTTAAAGAGTTTCTGCAaatttacctttttcttttgtggagGGTTCTGCGCAGACCCACCCCCCTCCACGGAGCCGTCGCCGTTCAGCGAGCGCGAGAATCCGAGTGAACTGCCCTCCTCGGGGCAGGGGTAAAAGATCGGCCCCTGGCCTTCAGTAAAGGGGGCTTGAGGGATGACCAACGGCAACGGCAACGGCAATGGCAACGGCAACGGCACCGGCACCGTCCCCGCAACGGACACCGTTGCAGTCCCAGCTGCAGCCTCGGGCCTGAAGGGAGCCACCAGAGGCTCCAGGGTGTGTGAGGGCGTGAGGTCCCGTAAGTTCGAGTTAACCGGGGAGAAGTTCAGGCCGGCTGTCCCAGTCGGGCCTCTCTCCGGGCTTTTTATCCAGCCGGGAAAAGAGGAAGCGCAAGGTTCTGCGGACGAGGAAGCTTCACTCGTGCCTTCAACGACTCCGCCGTCGGCCCGGTCCTCGCCGCTGTCCACTGACTCCGCTGCTGGGGGCTGCGGACTCTCTGGAACTGCCACCTTGACTTCTGTTGGGGGTCCGTCTGAGCTGGGAGCCCTGATGCACGGAGAGGAGACCAACGAAGGCGGGCGATcggcctgggaaaaaaaagagagagggataaaCATCTGTAATAATGAATGCATACGAGGAAGGGGCAAATTTATCCtacttttgaatttaaaatgtatttcctgttGTGTAAATTCACCTCTTGCACACTGGGTTTCCGGCTGACCTCTGGTGAGCTGTCCCCTGAAGATTCactctgtgaaaacaaaaacacactcagtcaTTCCTGTTCTTTCCAACAAGCAaacagtttagtttagtttttagCCAAGAGTTTAGTTTTTATAACCACACAGACAACCTTACCTCCTGAGGGGCACTAAGTGTCTGTGTTGGGGTGGTGGGCAAGGGCTCTGTACTGGGCTCCTCCGTTCTGGGACGCGGCGGGGTGGCCAGTAAGACGGGTGTGGCGGGCGCCTCCGGCTGGTCGGACCGGGTGGGTGTGGCACAGGGCGAGCCGTAAGGCGTCGAGCTCTCGGACATGCAGGTGTCCAACGGACTCAGCCGCCGCTTTTTCAAGGGTGTGGGCAACTCTGAAAGTGGCAAAAGTCGTGTGTCTTTACATTTGCAAATTTGGTAAATGAAGGCAGGTTTAATGTGGCACCGGAGTGAGTTGTCACAAAGACCTACCTGGTAGCGAGCAGGTGCCATTGTAGGGCAGAGGACTATCGGAGTCTCCGTTGATGGAGGGGCTGAGTGGACCCTCGTAGGGCATGAGCAGGCTCGGCCGTCTGGCCGGGCTGGTGGAGCCCTCCTCCTCTAGAGCCTGTTTCAACCATCGCTGTGAGGTAGGACAAGAGGTAACTTCAGTGAATTAACTTGGGATGATTTTCCATGAACTGGCTGCATGTACATTTTTCCACgagtaaaaaacagaaaagaaaagccaaacGGGAATATTTCTTTATCAGGACTATGTACCTTCTTGCAGGAGCCCGTGGTCGGTGGCGTCTCCGGCAGCTCTCTGGACCGCCGTCTCCCGGTGGGGACCCCCGGAGTGGTGGGGCTGCGGTTGGCCAGGAATGGGGACGAGAAGCGGACGTAGTGTTTGGGAGTGCTGTAGACCTGCGGCGAGCAGGCCATGCCCGGCAAGGCGTTCAGCTGCGTGGCGAGTACTTCGGGGTCACTGCTTATTCTCAGCGGCCTCTCTGGGGCCGGCTCGGGGGTTCGCACTGCGCTGCggtcctgctgcttctctcccaCCCATTCGCTGACAAAGTGCTGTGGACAAGAGTTTGAGGAGATTCAGGTAATTATCTTGATGATCTGCAGGGTTTTCCACAACTACTGTATTCAACTAAATAAATCATCTACTAatagtttctttgtttacaaGTAGCTAAATCCTAAAACCAAAGTTGTACGCCCATAAAGTAAGAGATGTAGTtgtaccttttttgttttgaagttcTTGCTCCCCATGCGGTGTCTGTCAGGCGCAGGCGAGCTGCTGTGCGGAGGGCTGCAGTCCGGTGCTTGGGAATCCATGGCCTCTGGCTCCAGGGCGGTGGGGGTTTCTCCTCCATCCATGGTTTCATTGGTCGGGGGCTCCAGAGACTCGGTCGGAGAGCCCGGTTGCAGGTCGGAGCAGGTGCTGATGGTGCGCGCTCGCCGGCGCTGCTGGCCGATGTGCGTGCGGTTTCTGGAGAAGCTCTTCCTGTTTCTAGAGCCTTTCACCTTCGCCGGCTTGAGTCCTGGCTCCTCTTTCAACTCCAGAAGTGGCTGTGATGTAGACAGTCGATGATTTATATTTGATGAAACAATGCAATGCTAAACATGCTCCCACAAACACGTCCCTCTGTGCCTACTAGTCACAAACTATGTCTTTGATAAATTAAAAACTGCTGGTTCAACATTTGTGGGAAACTTCATTATTCGACCAAAGTCGGTAGAACACAAGCTACTTTGAGAACAGGGTTTGGCATCTGCTGGATCCCTCAAGTATTTATGTCACCCAAACGAAACAACAaggtttctgtgtctctgtctgtctgttctcacCTGCATGACAGCCGGGGAATCCGCCATCTCTGGCGTGGTCGGAGGCTCGTCCTTGATGTCACTGCGGCCCCCGACCTCTGACTTGCCGGTGCCGATTCTCTCCAGGGCCTGCTCCCTGcgtttctccctcttctccatgCGCGCAAAGGCTTGCAGGATggcctccatcttcctctcttctcgtGTCTGGAGAGGGGGTTAGTTgggggggagggcgggggaAGAAGACGGAGCATAACGATAAGTCCAGGAGGTACTACTCACCCACAAGAGCCCCAGAGGTGGAAACACAACGGGTTAATGTGTGCTGCACAGAAATAGCCTTTCTAACCGAGTGCCAAGTacagagacaaagtgagaaagagaccccttcctccttcacaatgagagaaacaaaaaggaggagaggtcGACCTGAAGCAACCAGGAAATGTTGTGCGGTTGCGTCATGAAGTAACTGGGACAACCAGAGATTGTGATGTAGTCTAGTGTGGTCCTGTATGCATATTtgtgccacaaaaaaaaagtcccagcTCTGTATATGGAAAACCATGGCTGCCTCCACCAAAATCAAAAAGAGCTCCACCTTCGGTCAGAGCACCCCCttgaaaacaaattcatatACCACgaaaaaacaagagacagacaACACCCAAATTTCTGCACAGGCCAGGCTGAAGATTGGCGTCGGTGAAGACGGGACAATTGTTATGCGTTGTGAGTCAGTCGCCTCTCAGAGATTTGGGGGTGGGACAGGCTGGTAAAAAGGGTGGAGTGGGGTTGTCTATGTACGGGTCAAGTTTACCTCCTTGTGTTTCAGTCCCTTCCAGCTGGAAGCCGCCCCGACAGGGAGATGGGACTGCTCCGCTGGGCTGGCCTGAATGTTCAATAAAGAGACAGCCCAGTTTAGAAGAGACATGTCCCCCCTAAACAAGGCTTCACAAACACTGGACAGATGTGGACTCTGACCTTCTGGTGGTACGTCAGCTGTTAAGGCAGGGTGGAATTTTGTAATATCCAACTATACAGGACACTGGCAAATTATAGACGTGTTTCAGGGGATGCACTGGTGACATCACAGTACCTTTCTCCTGTCGACCTCGGGGTTAGGGAGGGGTTTTCTTAAAcgactgttgtttttaaatctgtccCAAACCACTTCAACGGGTTTCCGTCCTTATGATAACCTCAGtttggggcggctgtggctcaggaggtggagtcggttcgtccaccaacctgaaggtcggcggctcgatcccagcttccctcCAGTCTGCACGCCGCTGTGTCCTTGTGGCAAGAAACTTAACCCTAagttgcctctgacggctctcctgacagtgtgtgcatgtgtatgaatgtgacagagaatGCGTGGtcaacagcagcgctgtatgaatgtgtgtgaatgggtgaatgtgacttgtgctgtaaagcgctttgaatGGTCGATAAgtctagaaaagcactatatagaTACTGTCCATCTACCATATACCATATTCATGTAAACTGCACAAGTTTGTTAAAGCTCTAAGCTGCACTATTTTTGGGCTCTCTGAGACGAACATCTAGTCCTAGATCGCATTgggaaacattcacacacatgcacaaacaagcGATGGCAGTTTGTggtacacaatttttttttagaaactaCAGTTCTATTTTTTTATGCAGCGCTATGATATAACACACAATCAGACAAGTTAATATTGTAGAGTTGGACAACAAATGTGGccgagattttttttaatttttttttttagagcaatCTTGCATGTTACATGCAAGAACAATTGTTGAACAGTCTAATATTAAGTTTCCAGTTCACACCTGTCATATATACAAACATCTGTATGCGGCTCAGGTGgatcaggaggtggagagggtcGTGCACCAACTTGAAGGTCAGAAGATCGATCCCAGCTTTCCCCCGGGGGTCCTTGTGGAAGACCCTTAGCTCTTAATTGCCTCTGATGACTGTGCCAACAATTTATGAATGCGACAGGAAAAGTGCTGTAAATAGCAAcgctgtaggtgtgtgtgtgtgtgtgtgtgtcgataagactagaaaagtgctatatatatttataaaaaaaacttaaacttCATTGTCCTCGAGGGGGAAAGATGTCTCACAGTGAgtcaaaacacagaacacagaatcAAGGCACTGCCCCAAAATCTACCTCCACGGCCAAACATTCAGTTAGAGGAGCAAACAGCCTTTTTGACCAATCCGCACAAGGTAGGCAGGATATCATgccatcacacagacacacacacacttaagttATCTCCCTCGCACATCGTCACAGCGCGGATTTACAACACCCACATGCATCTACTACGCTCGTGTTTCGTCAGTGAGTGAGAATGCATGCTTCTTGTGCTGTAGCAGCGGACCCCTCTCCTCGGCTGCATTCCATAGAAGGCAGACTATTGGATCTCCCAAAGTCAATGTGGCCCTGGCAACAAGGCTCTATCCTCTgcagcccctcccctctctcattccccctctcttttcaaCCATCCATCCCTCTGTGGCCATTAGCAGAACTGTACGTTGGCCAAAGATGAGTCAGCATTTTCGCACTTTGGGGTCCGCCGTGTGGAATGGAGCTGACTGCAGGGTATtttccagagtgtgtgtgtgtgtaggtgtgtatcATTATAGTGTACCATGCTCGCTTGTGGGTGTTTGATCCATCACTCAGGGGCATACAGCTCTTTGGCGGGGGAAAACCCCCCAGTAATAGGCCATTTCAATTTACTGGCTGCAatggaggtgagaggagatTATACTCAAATCATAATGAGATGTTTCAGGATGTAGGACGACAATATTCTGGTTTTATTCCCACGGACGGGAGACGGTGTTGTAAACCAGCGTGTGGCACTGGAGGCAGgttcattttgaaacatttgaaactTTTCACAGAGTTATGACACGTGAACACAAAGCCCTGGTACAGTGAGgggacagaggagcaaagacagaaagaaatgaggGAGGAAAAGTAAAATAAGGACTGAGTATAAAAGAGCAACAGCGGCATTGACAATGGCAAGAGTTCTAGCATAGATGAGTGATAAAGAGGAGGGCAGGTTTAAGGAAGAGAGGTAGAAGACAGCTGCTCCCATCCAAGCCACAGACCCCTCAGCAGACAAATGGTCCACGCCCAGAGCAATCggggacattttttattttttgctctttctgcTGGGTGGCTGtatggcaaaaaacaaaaaaaacaaaacaaagctgtAGCCCCTAGCTTGTCAAACTtaccatcttcctcctcctctctgcattcTGCTCCTCTGACTCCATCTCTACTTCATTGCTAATGGAGGTTTTGTCTTCTAGATCCTCATATAACTCAGGATCCTgtaagaggagggggagagcgtGGTATGGCGCTTTTAACATGGCTGATCATTCAGTCTGGCTACAGACTATAAGGGGAGACAGttgagagtggaggagagggtaggtgagggagggagagagggagggaggggcggggggagtCATCTGAAAAGATACTGGGGAGTAGTAAATACCCTTGGCGTGTTGAATGCCAGGGGTATTTAAGATCATTTGCTCGGACATCTCATCTAATTTCCCCTTTCTAAATTTCTTCATGTCTAAACCGGTCAAATATCATTCAACCTAAGCTACGTGACACTGGTTTCTACAAACGCCAAACCTTCTCTGGATTCAAACAGCTGAATGAACCTTGCTTATAAATCATCTGGCCTGGCTTGGAAAGTTGAAAAAAGGTTGTTCTGGCCCCTGTGACATGATACTAAATAAATTCTGTAGCAGTTAACAGATCCAcaagctgctctcagattgttttcacctacacagaagaggaaaaaaagacatctcgGCCAGAAAAgtggcaaaaaaatgttttttttaactacgtCCTCTGAATGATTTAATGGGAGCGAACTCATAAAAGGGGCgatgggagaaaaaacaggGAACTAAAGATGATGTATAGTGACTAACAatagaaaacacatgcacaaatttCACAAagatccaacaaaaaaaaaagtatgcatGGACCACAAgggtaaatatatttttaaccgTGTAACATGTAAGCAGTAAAGTGTTGAAGGAGTTTGAGATCGGGTGCATTCAGCGTGAGGATCGTGGCGGTGGGATCTTACCTGGTTGTTCGAGATGGAGAGGCGGAGAGGGGAAAGCTTCCTCTGTTTGCCGTCGCCTAAGCTCTTGGGCTTCCCCTCGCAATCCAAACCCATGTTCTGGTTCTGGCCGAGGTCGTCCCGGGCAGTCTCCTTGTCCTTGCGACTGCCTCGGCGCCGGCCGCCGGCGCCCAGGTTCTCCGTGGGCTCCAGGTTGTGCTTGAGTACCGGGCACTCCTGGTTCCCCCTCACACAGGCACAGTCCACCTTGTATTTACTACAAAAGCAAAATATGAAGTTAAAAAAGGCAAGAAGTCTGCACGCGTTGCTGCTGTGATGATACATGCTACACGCAAACCCCCCTTTTTATAACTCACCAGCTGCCATAGTCAAAATCAAAGCCAATGGTGATCTCTGTACCCTTGGTGATAGGCCTCAATGAGTAGATGTATAAGTGCAGCATGCCGTCTTCGATGACGTGCCGCACCTGAGGGAGGTTCGGCAAGAGATTAGTGAAAACTACAGAATGATAAACACGGGTTACACAGAATAAATATGCATTAGGGTCCATGTTTTAATTTGCAGAATGTCCCCTCACTTCAGAATTGGGGGTACAGGAGCGACGGATGAAGCGCGCTTCGTTGCCGAAGCTGCGAGCGTCCACACACATCTCCAGTCCGTCAAACTTTGAATAAAATAGCACAAATGGGTATGGCCTAAAGGGGAAACAACAAAGGTCAATGGTTAGAATTCacataaaacacttttttccaaGAGCCCCTAATatgggttgtgtttgtttgacctgCATTTTATTTATGCACCAACAAACCAATATACGcaatattcaattttaaattcTTAAGAAACATATCCAAGGAAAAATCCCATTTTTGACAAGTGAGTGGCATCCTGACCTCTTGAAGAAGTACCCATTGGCCTCGAATTGCTGCCGAAGCATGAACTTTCCCCTGTACTCAATGATGAGGGAGTCGGGGGCCAAGTCTCGCACCGCCTTGAGgatcttcttgtttttctgaacTTGACtctggagggaaagagaaaagccAGACATGAGCATGGACTCTGGATAGGACACAtatcaaataaaactaaaatcaaaagGGAAAGCTTTAAAGATATGTGTGTACCTCCACAGGTGGTTTGAAAGAGGCTGGGTGCGTGTTGTACGCCAGGCTCTTGCCGTCGCCTTGCTCTTTAACACGCAGCAGGACCTGGACGTCCTCGCTGTACTGATTGCTGCTGGCCTCCTCGTACGCTTCCATCCACGTCTTGATCTTGTTCTCCCACAGAGACGGGTGCTCTGTCGGCTCCTGCTCCGGAGCGGCACCCTGAAAGTAAAAGGGACAGTTGTCAGTTGTTGTGGTTGATGTTGTTCTGACAGAAGAGTCCAACAGGATTATGGAGGCGGTGGTTGTGTTATGCTTGTGAGAGCTTACCTTTACTCTGGAGGACTTCCTGGACCCCTCCCGGAAGGCCTGtcagaaaataaaggaaattgGAATCTTAAATGTCAAttgaagaaaatacatttgcctTTACTGTTTCCATTGTCGAACGAGTCAAAGGCTGACCTTCTTAGCTCGGGCGGCGGACGCCGGCGGCTCCTTGTCCCCGCTCTTTTTACGTTTTTTATCAAGCTGTTTGGTGCCGAGGCGCCCGGTTGTCAGGGTGATGGTGGTCGGCGTGTGTTGGAAGGTGGAGTACAGCTCCAGCGGAACCTCATCTCCACTCTCTGTAGCACTGGTGTCCCCGTCTGAATAAGCAAACAAATGGACATTTAGTGATAAGAAGAGATATAAAAAGCTACAGCTGCACAAAAAGGAGACAAATTGCAATAATAGGAAGATAAGATTGCTACAAAGCAGATTATACAAGAAACAGTTTACGACTTGT
This region of Scophthalmus maximus strain ysfricsl-2021 chromosome 12, ASM2237912v1, whole genome shotgun sequence genomic DNA includes:
- the kmt2e gene encoding inactive histone-lysine N-methyltransferase 2E isoform X3; translation: MSIVIPVGVDTADTSYLDMAAGSDRPESVEASPVVVEKSSYPHQIYSSSSHHSHSYIGLPYADHNYGARPPPTPPASPPPSMLIRQVEGGLFVPGGQDEASRGTTLSTSEDGSYGADITRCICGFTHDDGYMICCDKCSAWQHIDCMGIDRQNIPETYLCERCQPRHLDRERAILLQTRKRECLSDGDTSATESGDEVPLELYSTFQHTPTTITLTTGRLGTKQLDKKRKKSGDKEPPASAARAKKAFREGSRKSSRVKGAAPEQEPTEHPSLWENKIKTWMEAYEEASSNQYSEDVQVLLRVKEQGDGKSLAYNTHPASFKPPVESQVQKNKKILKAVRDLAPDSLIIEYRGKFMLRQQFEANGYFFKRPYPFVLFYSKFDGLEMCVDARSFGNEARFIRRSCTPNSEVRHVIEDGMLHLYIYSLRPITKGTEITIGFDFDYGSCKYKVDCACVRGNQECPVLKHNLEPTENLGAGGRRRGSRKDKETARDDLGQNQNMGLDCEGKPKSLGDGKQRKLSPLRLSISNNQDPELYEDLEDKTSISNEVEMESEEQNAERRRKMTREERKMEAILQAFARMEKREKRREQALERIGTGKSEVGGRSDIKDEPPTTPEMADSPAVMQPLLELKEEPGLKPAKVKGSRNRKSFSRNRTHIGQQRRRARTISTCSDLQPGSPTESLEPPTNETMDGGETPTALEPEAMDSQAPDCSPPHSSSPAPDRHRMGSKNFKTKKHFVSEWVGEKQQDRSAVRTPEPAPERPLRISSDPEVLATQLNALPGMACSPQVYSTPKHYVRFSSPFLANRSPTTPGVPTGRRRSRELPETPPTTGSCKKRWLKQALEEEGSTSPARRPSLLMPYEGPLSPSINGDSDSPLPYNGTCSLPELPTPLKKRRLSPLDTCMSESSTPYGSPCATPTRSDQPEAPATPVLLATPPRPRTEEPSTEPLPTTPTQTLSAPQESESSGDSSPEVSRKPSVQEADRPPSLVSSPCIRAPSSDGPPTEVKVAVPESPQPPAAESVDSGEDRADGGVVEGTSEASSSAEPCASSFPGWIKSPERGPTGTAGLNFSPVNSNLRDLTPSHTLEPLVAPFRPEAAAGTATVSVAGTVPVPLPLPLPLPLPLVIPQAPFTEGQGPIFYPCPEEGSSLGFSRSLNGDGSVEGGGSAQNPPQKKKVSLLEYRKRQREARRSGSKTECSSPVSTVPPLTVDAFPVALETSEPPPPPPPPPVPPAPTALCNPTTTISTSTSTSSTSTVKEPQTNQEAEAAAERGEREGGEGQWTSSTSVEQARERSYHRVLLLSKDKDTDGETEGGDTPALRDCPSPGLQKTPTHAPCSPGALVQTPGRSAKEEDGDGQPRTPNPTSQPPSKPVGPKLAPLTPTKLLQTPLPSSPVHYPGASLLHPPKPQPQGSPYRSQRALFSAQPPNQPQAQTAAAPFPQYNSQSAPPPPPPPPPAPQVSTAYFPSQSPSPAGPFPGFKPSVAPAYPPGSQSLLQTLPHSVHYQSSAAPPPPPPPPPPHPMPGPTLLHVNQQHQLLLAAAPPPPPPPQGQTSQQPQQQQPPAGSTLLSLTPPPPPPPPPPAPSTNPPMQPHHFQNLGGFQPVLMHPVAAANPSVPQSTYPPSLQQTGLPPPPPPPPQQTQQGQALAAASQMPSGTRGAPASSTPFHSSGYLSTGWH